From Halodesulfovibrio sp. MK-HDV, one genomic window encodes:
- a CDS encoding amino acid ABC transporter ATP-binding protein, which yields MPSKNNTPILQMQDISKNLSGKEILRSVSLDINRGELKVLIGPSGAGKSTFLQCINYLLMPEKGQIVLEDRIVDTSSKKELYGYRQQVGMIFQDFNLFDHLTALDNVSIALRKVKGMSKKQAMEIAKKELDRVGLSDKGDLYPAELSGGQKQRVAIARALAMEPKVLLLDEPTSALDPELVGEVLSVIRDLAKEGLTMIMATHQMDFARALADEIVFMQQGEIIERGSPASLLKEGSGTRTADFCNKLSEMCEELD from the coding sequence ATGCCAAGTAAGAACAATACCCCGATCCTGCAGATGCAAGACATCAGCAAGAATCTTAGCGGGAAAGAAATTTTACGATCTGTTTCTCTCGATATTAATCGAGGGGAGCTTAAGGTGCTTATCGGACCTTCCGGTGCAGGTAAATCTACCTTTTTGCAGTGTATCAACTATCTGCTTATGCCGGAAAAGGGGCAGATTGTCCTTGAAGACAGGATTGTGGACACCAGCAGCAAGAAAGAGCTGTACGGTTACCGCCAGCAGGTAGGCATGATCTTTCAGGACTTCAACCTGTTCGATCACCTTACCGCTTTAGACAACGTTTCCATAGCGTTGCGTAAAGTAAAAGGCATGAGCAAGAAGCAGGCTATGGAGATTGCCAAGAAAGAGCTCGACCGTGTAGGTCTTTCAGACAAAGGTGATTTGTATCCTGCGGAGCTTTCCGGTGGTCAGAAGCAGCGTGTGGCAATTGCCCGTGCGCTTGCAATGGAGCCAAAAGTTCTCTTACTGGATGAACCTACATCCGCGCTTGATCCGGAATTAGTAGGTGAAGTTCTTTCTGTTATCCGGGATCTGGCAAAAGAAGGTCTTACCATGATAATGGCGACCCACCAGATGGATTTTGCACGAGCATTAGCAGATGAAATTGTATTTATGCAGCAGGGCGAGATTATTGAACGTGGTTCTCCGGCATCGCTTCTCAAAGAAGGTTCCGGCACTCGTACTGCTGACTTCTGTAACAAGCTGTCTGAGATGTGCGAGGAGCTTGACTAG
- a CDS encoding amino acid ABC transporter permease — MDPFYTEQLLPAVNRGLVMSVMLIVPSAIMGQLLGIGVGCCRVFGNRFVQLLMNFYTSLFRGVPLMVQLFILYYGLPKIGIYLEPEHAAIAGFTLCSGAYNSEYIRGALLSIRDGQLKAASALGMSKFQTVLWIVVPQAFRRALPGCGNEVIYLIKYSSLAYIITCIELTGEARGIAAHTFRFTEAFMVVGAYYLFLVTIAGLLLKKFEQRLYIPGFGVLKG; from the coding sequence GTGGATCCGTTTTATACTGAACAATTGCTCCCTGCAGTAAACAGGGGGCTGGTCATGAGTGTTATGCTCATCGTACCATCTGCTATAATGGGCCAGCTACTCGGCATTGGTGTTGGCTGTTGTCGTGTATTCGGCAACAGATTCGTACAACTGCTGATGAACTTCTACACTTCGCTCTTCCGCGGTGTGCCGCTTATGGTACAGCTTTTTATCCTATATTATGGACTGCCAAAAATCGGTATCTACTTAGAGCCGGAACACGCAGCCATTGCAGGCTTTACGTTGTGTAGCGGAGCGTACAACTCAGAATACATACGTGGTGCATTGCTTTCTATCCGTGACGGGCAGCTTAAGGCTGCATCGGCATTAGGTATGAGCAAGTTCCAGACTGTATTGTGGATAGTTGTTCCGCAAGCTTTCCGTAGGGCTTTACCGGGGTGTGGTAACGAAGTTATCTATCTAATTAAGTACTCATCTCTCGCCTACATCATTACATGTATCGAACTGACGGGTGAAGCGCGTGGTATTGCAGCGCACACATTCCGCTTCACAGAAGCATTTATGGTTGTAGGAGCATACTACTTGTTCCTCGTGACTATAGCAGGCTTGTTATTGAAGAAATTCGAACAACGTCTCTATATCCCGGGCTTCGGTGTCCTCAAGGGATAA